Proteins encoded in a region of the Ralstonia pseudosolanacearum genome:
- a CDS encoding aldehyde dehydrogenase family protein, producing the protein MHAQHFIANRLMAADSGLRIKVFDPSDGQPFAEIARDNATDISVAVHAARRAFDGIWGRLAPAERGRLLMRVALRLADHEEELARLEARDTGKPMRQARADARAIARYFEFYAGAADKLHGQTIPYTPDTTVLTVREPHGVTAHIIPWNYPMQIFGRSVGAALAVGNACVVKPAEDACLSILRVAELAAEAGLPDGALNVVTGYGHEAGAALAAHPGINHVSFTGSPETGKLIVRAAAENHVPVTLELGGKSPQILFADADLDAAIPAVVSGIVQNAGQTCSAGSRVLIERSLYETVLDRLASVFEAIKVGPSTLDLDCGPLINPRQQQRVWDFVSDAQHANIPVMAQGLVVPEAPETGYYQAPMLLRDVPPTHRLAQQEVFGPLLAAMPFDGEAEALALANGTPYGLVAAVWTRDGARQLRLARALKAGQVFINNYGAGGGVELPFGGTGQSGHGREKGFEALYGFTTVKTIAIRHG; encoded by the coding sequence ATGCACGCCCAGCACTTCATCGCCAACCGCCTGATGGCCGCGGACTCCGGCCTGCGCATCAAGGTATTCGACCCGTCCGACGGCCAGCCCTTCGCGGAGATCGCGCGCGACAACGCCACCGACATCAGCGTGGCCGTGCACGCCGCGCGCCGCGCCTTCGACGGGATCTGGGGCCGGCTGGCGCCGGCCGAGCGCGGCCGCCTGCTGATGCGCGTGGCGCTGCGCCTGGCGGACCACGAAGAGGAACTCGCCCGACTGGAAGCGCGCGATACGGGCAAGCCGATGCGCCAGGCCCGCGCGGACGCCCGCGCCATCGCCCGCTACTTCGAGTTCTATGCCGGCGCCGCCGACAAGCTGCACGGCCAGACCATCCCGTACACGCCCGACACCACGGTGCTGACCGTGCGCGAGCCGCACGGCGTGACGGCGCACATCATCCCGTGGAACTACCCGATGCAGATCTTCGGGCGCAGCGTGGGCGCAGCGCTGGCGGTGGGCAATGCCTGCGTGGTCAAGCCGGCCGAAGACGCATGCCTGTCCATCCTGCGCGTGGCCGAACTGGCGGCCGAGGCGGGCTTGCCGGACGGCGCGCTGAACGTTGTCACCGGCTACGGGCACGAGGCCGGCGCGGCGCTGGCGGCGCATCCGGGTATCAACCACGTGTCGTTCACGGGATCGCCGGAAACCGGCAAGCTGATCGTGCGTGCGGCGGCGGAAAACCATGTGCCCGTGACGCTGGAGCTCGGCGGGAAATCGCCGCAGATCCTGTTTGCCGATGCCGACCTGGATGCGGCGATTCCGGCGGTGGTGAGCGGCATCGTCCAGAACGCGGGGCAGACGTGCTCGGCGGGCAGCCGCGTGCTGATCGAGCGCAGCCTGTACGAGACCGTGCTCGACCGCCTGGCCAGCGTGTTCGAAGCCATCAAGGTAGGCCCGTCGACGCTGGACCTGGACTGCGGCCCGCTGATCAACCCCAGGCAGCAGCAGCGCGTGTGGGACTTCGTGTCGGACGCGCAGCATGCCAACATCCCGGTGATGGCGCAGGGGCTGGTGGTGCCCGAGGCGCCCGAGACCGGCTACTACCAGGCGCCGATGCTGCTGCGCGACGTACCGCCCACCCACCGCCTGGCGCAGCAGGAGGTGTTCGGCCCGCTGCTGGCCGCCATGCCGTTCGACGGCGAGGCCGAGGCGCTGGCGCTGGCCAACGGCACGCCGTACGGGCTGGTGGCCGCCGTCTGGACACGCGACGGCGCACGCCAGCTGCGGCTGGCCCGCGCGCTGAAGGCGGGCCAGGTCTTCATCAACAACTACGGCGCGGGCGGCGGCGTGGAACTGCCCTTCGGCGGCACGGGCCAGTCGGGCCACGGCCGCGAGAAAGGCTTCGAGGCGCTGTACGGCTTCACCACCGTGAAGACCATCGCCATCCGCCACGGCTGA
- the ppa gene encoding inorganic diphosphatase: MSFNNVSPGKDIPNDFNVIIEIPAQSDPVKYEADKETGLLHVDRFVGTGMRYPANYGFIPQTLAGDGDPVDVLVVTPFPLVHGCVVRCRVLGMLKMTDESGPDAKLVAVPVNKLSPATAHMTDLSDIGQNLLDQIKHFFEQYKALEAGKWVKVEGWAGIEEAHKEIVDGVANYKK, encoded by the coding sequence ATGAGCTTCAACAACGTCTCGCCGGGCAAGGACATCCCCAACGACTTCAACGTCATCATCGAGATCCCGGCGCAGAGCGACCCGGTCAAGTACGAAGCCGACAAGGAAACCGGCCTGCTGCACGTGGACCGCTTCGTCGGCACCGGCATGCGCTATCCGGCCAACTACGGCTTCATCCCGCAGACGCTGGCCGGCGACGGCGACCCGGTGGACGTGCTGGTCGTCACGCCGTTCCCGCTGGTCCACGGCTGCGTGGTGCGCTGCCGCGTGCTGGGCATGCTGAAGATGACCGACGAGTCGGGCCCGGACGCCAAGCTCGTCGCCGTGCCGGTCAACAAGCTGTCGCCAGCCACCGCGCACATGACGGACCTGTCCGACATCGGCCAGAACCTGCTTGACCAGATCAAGCATTTCTTCGAGCAATACAAGGCGCTGGAGGCCGGCAAGTGGGTCAAGGTGGAAGGCTGGGCCGGCATCGAGGAAGCGCATAAAGAAATCGTCGACGGCGTAGCCAACTATAAGAAGTAA
- a CDS encoding GNAT family N-acetyltransferase, which translates to MTSHPLVPEPETRAGSRHYRTRLVADLTEIGRAAWDDLLARQPDATPFLRFDFLHALHASGSACAETGWSPQYLTLWESAPDGRGDDVLAAAMPLYVKSHSYGEYVFDWAWANAYAQHGLAYYPKWLSAVPFTPVQGARLLARDATARAALLETALAMARQSGLSSLHVLFPGPDEAGLMRDAGMLLRQGVQFHWCNGGFASFDGFLAALEQKKRKNIRAERRRVHGAGITFRHVPGAAATEADWRFFHRCYRATYREHHSSPYLNLDFFLRIGQAMPENLLLVVAMREGHDIATALLVIDPRPEASVMYGRYWGAIEHHPCLHFETAYYQPLSYCIEHGIRTFEGGAQGEHKMARGFEPVATQSAHWLAHPAFADAVGRFLDHETAGMEAYLDELTDRSPFRQRSGE; encoded by the coding sequence ATGACCTCCCACCCTCTCGTTCCCGAGCCCGAAACCCGCGCCGGATCGCGGCATTATCGCACGCGGCTGGTGGCCGATCTCACCGAGATCGGGCGCGCCGCGTGGGACGATCTGCTCGCACGGCAGCCCGATGCCACGCCCTTCCTGCGCTTCGATTTCCTGCACGCGCTGCATGCCAGCGGCAGTGCCTGCGCCGAGACCGGCTGGTCGCCGCAGTACCTGACCCTGTGGGAAAGCGCCCCGGACGGCCGCGGAGATGACGTCCTGGCCGCGGCCATGCCGCTCTATGTGAAGAGCCATTCGTACGGCGAGTACGTGTTCGACTGGGCGTGGGCCAATGCGTACGCGCAGCACGGGCTGGCGTATTACCCGAAGTGGCTGTCCGCCGTGCCGTTCACGCCGGTGCAGGGTGCGCGGCTGCTGGCGCGCGATGCGACCGCCCGCGCCGCGCTGCTCGAGACCGCGCTGGCCATGGCGCGGCAGAGCGGGCTATCGTCACTGCATGTGCTGTTTCCCGGCCCCGACGAAGCCGGGCTGATGCGCGATGCCGGCATGCTGCTGCGGCAAGGCGTGCAGTTCCACTGGTGCAACGGCGGCTTCGCCAGCTTCGATGGCTTCCTGGCCGCGCTGGAGCAGAAGAAGCGCAAGAACATCCGCGCCGAACGCCGCCGCGTGCACGGCGCGGGCATCACCTTCCGCCACGTGCCCGGCGCCGCGGCCACCGAGGCCGACTGGCGCTTCTTCCACCGCTGCTATCGGGCCACCTACCGCGAACACCATTCGTCGCCCTACCTGAACCTCGACTTCTTCCTGCGGATCGGCCAGGCGATGCCCGAGAACCTGCTGCTGGTGGTCGCCATGCGCGAGGGCCACGACATCGCCACCGCATTGCTGGTGATCGATCCGCGCCCCGAGGCCTCGGTGATGTACGGCCGCTACTGGGGCGCGATCGAGCATCACCCATGCCTGCACTTCGAGACGGCGTACTACCAGCCGCTGTCGTACTGCATCGAGCACGGCATCCGCACCTTCGAAGGCGGCGCCCAGGGCGAACACAAGATGGCCCGCGGTTTCGAGCCGGTGGCCACGCAGTCGGCGCACTGGCTGGCCCATCCGGCATTCGCGGATGCGGTCGGCCGTTTTCTCGACCATGAAACGGCCGGCATGGAAGCGTATCTGGATGAACTGACAGACCGTTCACCGTTCCGGCAACGATCGGGAGAATGA
- a CDS encoding NAD+ synthase, translated as MTVLVALAQINCTVGDLAGNAARIVAAAREAHQAGARILVTPELSLTGYPPEDLLLRPAFLDAASRALDALVAELAAFAGLHVLIGHPQLLFEAPAPGSALPKPTNTATVAVDGRVLGQYHKLELPNNEVFDEKRYFQVGGEPFVFDVEGTRFGVIVCEDAWYPQATAWAKAAGAQVVLIPNASPYHLDKEDLREQIIGARVQESGLPHVYVNLVGGQDELVFDGGSFVLDAHGKPAARMAQFVEGVGYARFDGARPLPGEIAPEATLEAQVYAALKLGVRDYIGKNGFPGAIIGLSGGVDSALVLAIAVDALGADRVRAVMMPSRYTADISWLDARDMAARLGVRYDELPIMPMFDAFKGALADEFRDLPEDATEENIQARIRGTLLMALSNKSGRIVLTTGNKSEMAVGYCTLYGDMAGGFAVIKDIFKTLVYRLCRYRNALSEVIPERILTRAPSAELRENQTDQDSLPEYDALDAIVQRYMEQNQPVAEIIAAGFAEADVQKIVRLIKINEYKRRQAPVGIRVTQRAFGRDWRYPITSRFKE; from the coding sequence ATGACCGTTCTCGTCGCTCTCGCCCAGATCAACTGCACCGTCGGCGATCTTGCCGGCAATGCCGCCCGCATCGTCGCGGCGGCCCGCGAGGCGCACCAGGCTGGTGCGCGCATTCTTGTCACGCCCGAACTGTCGCTGACCGGCTATCCGCCCGAAGACCTGCTGCTGCGTCCGGCCTTCCTGGACGCCGCGTCACGCGCGCTGGATGCGCTGGTGGCCGAGCTGGCCGCTTTCGCGGGCCTGCATGTGCTGATCGGCCATCCGCAGCTGTTGTTCGAGGCGCCGGCGCCGGGCAGCGCGCTGCCCAAGCCGACCAACACCGCCACCGTGGCGGTCGACGGCCGCGTGCTCGGCCAGTACCACAAGCTCGAGCTGCCCAACAACGAGGTCTTCGACGAGAAGCGCTACTTCCAGGTCGGCGGCGAACCCTTCGTGTTCGACGTCGAAGGCACGCGCTTCGGCGTGATCGTCTGCGAGGATGCGTGGTATCCCCAGGCCACGGCCTGGGCCAAGGCGGCGGGCGCGCAGGTGGTGCTGATCCCCAACGCGTCGCCGTATCACCTGGACAAGGAAGACCTGCGCGAGCAGATCATCGGCGCGCGGGTGCAGGAGTCGGGCCTGCCGCATGTCTACGTGAACCTCGTCGGCGGACAGGACGAGCTGGTGTTCGACGGCGGCTCCTTCGTGCTGGACGCCCACGGCAAGCCGGCGGCGCGGATGGCGCAGTTCGTCGAGGGCGTGGGCTACGCGCGCTTCGACGGCGCCAGGCCCCTGCCCGGCGAGATCGCCCCGGAGGCGACGCTGGAGGCGCAGGTGTACGCGGCGCTCAAGCTGGGCGTGCGCGACTACATCGGCAAGAACGGCTTCCCTGGAGCGATCATCGGGCTGTCGGGCGGCGTCGACTCGGCGCTGGTGCTGGCGATCGCCGTCGATGCGCTGGGCGCCGACCGCGTGCGCGCGGTGATGATGCCGTCGCGCTACACGGCCGACATCTCGTGGCTCGACGCGCGCGATATGGCCGCGCGCCTGGGCGTGCGGTACGACGAGCTCCCGATCATGCCGATGTTCGACGCGTTCAAGGGGGCGCTGGCGGATGAGTTTCGCGACCTGCCCGAAGACGCCACCGAAGAGAACATCCAGGCGCGCATCCGCGGCACGCTGCTGATGGCGCTGTCCAACAAGTCCGGGCGCATCGTGCTGACCACCGGCAACAAGAGCGAGATGGCGGTCGGCTATTGCACGCTGTACGGCGACATGGCGGGCGGCTTCGCGGTCATCAAGGACATCTTCAAGACGCTGGTCTACCGGCTGTGCCGCTATCGCAATGCGCTGTCGGAGGTGATTCCCGAGCGCATCCTCACGCGCGCGCCGTCGGCCGAACTGCGCGAGAACCAGACCGACCAGGACAGCCTGCCCGAATACGACGCGCTCGATGCGATCGTGCAGCGCTACATGGAGCAGAACCAGCCGGTGGCCGAGATCATCGCCGCGGGGTTTGCCGAGGCCGATGTGCAGAAGATCGTGCGGCTCATCAAGATCAACGAATACAAGCGCCGCCAGGCGCCGGTGGGCATCCGCGTGACGCAGCGGGCATTCGGCCGGGACTGGCGGTATCCGATCACTTCACGCTTCAAAGAGTAG
- a CDS encoding class I SAM-dependent methyltransferase, giving the protein MLDYYAKRAPEYERIYAKPERQADLAWLRARVCEFTRGARVLDLACGTGYWAAAMAQACSIVGTDVNDTVVRIARAKGIAGASFVRADNDALPFAPGRFDAMTAGGWWSHVPRQGLRAHLGRLHDVLGPGVRVLWFDNRYVPGSSTPIAYADDHGNTWQRRPLDDGSLHDVLKNFPDDRALLEAVDGIATDVRITRLQYYWTLEYLTH; this is encoded by the coding sequence ATGCTCGACTACTACGCCAAGCGCGCTCCCGAATACGAGCGCATCTACGCAAAGCCGGAACGGCAAGCGGACTTGGCGTGGCTGAGGGCGCGCGTGTGCGAGTTCACGCGCGGCGCGCGGGTGCTGGATCTTGCCTGCGGCACCGGCTACTGGGCGGCGGCGATGGCGCAGGCGTGCAGCATCGTCGGCACCGACGTCAACGACACCGTGGTGCGCATTGCGCGCGCCAAGGGGATCGCCGGGGCGTCGTTCGTGCGCGCGGACAACGATGCGCTGCCTTTCGCGCCGGGCCGGTTCGATGCGATGACGGCCGGCGGCTGGTGGTCGCACGTGCCGCGGCAGGGCCTGCGCGCGCATCTGGGGCGGCTGCATGACGTGCTTGGGCCCGGCGTGCGCGTGCTGTGGTTCGACAACCGGTACGTGCCCGGCTCCAGCACGCCGATCGCGTATGCCGACGACCACGGCAACACCTGGCAGCGCCGGCCGCTCGACGACGGCAGCCTGCACGACGTTCTGAAGAATTTCCCCGACGATCGGGCCCTGTTGGAAGCGGTCGACGGCATCGCCACGGATGTACGCATCACCCGTCTCCAGTATTATTGGACGCTTGAGTACCTTACACACTAG
- the glnK gene encoding P-II family nitrogen regulator: protein MKQITAIIKPFKLDEVRESLADVGVTGLTVTEVKGFGRQKGHTELYRGAEYVVDFLPKIKIEVVVADSQVDQVLDTIVKAAKTGKIGDGKIFVTAVEQVIRIRTGETNEAAV from the coding sequence ATGAAACAGATCACCGCCATCATCAAGCCCTTCAAACTGGACGAAGTGCGCGAGTCGCTCGCCGACGTGGGGGTGACCGGCCTGACCGTCACCGAGGTCAAGGGCTTCGGCCGTCAGAAGGGCCACACCGAGCTGTACCGCGGCGCCGAATACGTGGTCGACTTCCTGCCGAAGATCAAGATCGAGGTGGTGGTGGCCGACAGCCAGGTCGACCAGGTGCTCGACACCATCGTCAAGGCGGCCAAGACCGGCAAGATCGGCGACGGCAAGATCTTCGTGACGGCGGTGGAGCAGGTCATCCGCATCCGCACCGGCGAGACCAACGAAGCCGCGGTCTGA
- a CDS encoding trimeric intracellular cation channel family protein, with product MHENRLLLVMHWTEILAVFSFTVSGLAEARRRRLDAVGAFIVAFLTAFGGGTLRDLLLDRRPFYWVEHEQYLLALFVMSLFANRVIRLVSQLVSDRVLIVADAVGLGLFGVLGTQLALDAGVPVFVSVMMGVITAAFGGLLRDVVCNEIPMLLRDNRPYATCAFLGCWLYVGLTHTSLQPSVAVVVATLAIVVGRLATLRWNITLPR from the coding sequence ATGCACGAAAACCGCCTGCTGCTGGTGATGCACTGGACGGAGATCCTCGCGGTCTTCTCGTTCACCGTCTCGGGCCTGGCCGAGGCGCGGCGGCGCCGGCTCGATGCCGTCGGCGCCTTCATCGTCGCGTTCCTCACGGCATTTGGCGGCGGCACGCTGCGCGACCTGCTGCTCGATCGCCGGCCCTTCTACTGGGTCGAGCACGAGCAGTATCTGCTGGCACTGTTCGTGATGAGCCTGTTCGCCAACCGGGTGATCCGGCTGGTCAGCCAGCTGGTGTCGGACCGCGTGCTGATCGTGGCCGATGCCGTCGGCCTGGGGCTGTTCGGGGTACTCGGCACGCAACTGGCGCTGGATGCCGGCGTGCCGGTGTTCGTGTCGGTGATGATGGGCGTGATCACGGCCGCGTTCGGCGGCCTGTTGCGCGACGTGGTGTGCAACGAAATCCCGATGCTGCTGCGGGACAACCGCCCGTACGCGACCTGCGCCTTCCTCGGGTGCTGGCTCTACGTGGGGCTGACCCACACCAGCCTGCAGCCGAGCGTGGCCGTGGTGGTCGCCACGCTGGCGATCGTGGTGGGCCGGCTGGCGACGCTGCGCTGGAACATCACCCTGCCGCGCTGA